The DNA region TGCGAGTAGTAGCTGAAGCCCCAGCCCCATTCTGTTGGGCACCAGGtaggaggagagggaaaggcCGCGGTCCCAGCCGGGCCTGGGTAAGCAGAGGGGAGGGCAGAGACTACGAGACACGAGGCATTTTCAAAGGTTTAAGGATTGCTTTCAACGTTCCAATTCTAATCAAAGTCAACGtgaccttgctttccttttttcctttcgaCAGCCTGCAATGAAACCGTCTCTCCCAGCTCACACaataaattaaaagcagagTTGAGAATGGTTCCTCAATGTTGCGGCCTCCAGCCAGAGCTGCCGGTGGTTGCCTTGCTCCCCAGGTCACATCCTCCAGTCTTGGACCTGCATGGAATCTCTCTCTTATATATTCCTGAAGCTTATTTAAGCCTGAATTACGCCCTGACACATCTCTGTGCTCAAGAGTTCACCTAAGAAAGTGGTAGTTCCTTTGTGCAATGGGAGGAGCAAAGAGGCTCCGGAGCAGCTAAGATCGAGCCTCAGGTTCTTCAACAAATTAGAGCTCTCAAGGGTGCACAGACCCACATTCAATCGCCTGATGGGATCCTGCACAATGCAACCTGGGCACGATGCTCCCAATAGCGTCATTTCTGCCTCATCCTCACCCCagggcacagagctgctctgaagCCGGGGAACATCCAGGGGCAAACAGAGTTTGGGACAAATTCCTGGTCAACTTCAGTATTTTTGGCATTTCTCAGTACTAAGAATGAAAAGAACTGTAATCAGATTGTTTCCAAACGATGTTGCATCTCCAGTTGTTCCAGCCCAGCAACGATGAACCTTCTGAGGCGGAGACTAAAACTATATTAAGAACACAGAGGCTTCTACTTGCACAAAGTCTTGGATGAGACACGACATTATAGATGGAAATCAAATTATTACTAAAACACATTAATCTTAGGACTTGTTCGGCATGTTCTGCTACATGTtagtgagtgtgtgtgtatatacagaCACTGAACATCTGCCCTGACCTTCAGTGCTCCTTAATACACATTCCCTTAAATTAAATGGATAATGACAACTGAGAAAACAGATTTCTCACATGTTCACGTAATGTGAGAAGTGCGTGGTAATTAACCAGCCTTTAAGAATGACACTGTCCATTATTTCAGGACAATCAAATAAGAGCAGAGCAGTGGAGTCTGAATGGGAAGGCCCGTGTCAGATGGACAGTAGAACAATAGCTGGTTTGCCATCACGGACACCAAATTATTGCAGGAGGGGGGAACGAAAACCTATTTATAACCTGTCAGTCTCAAGAAACCACAATTATGATGATTTAATTAACACATGGAGAGGTTTCAGGCAATCACTTCATTCTGAATTTAAGAACTAGCACGTTTCAGGCCCAAGATGATTTAGAACATTAACAAATGCCAGTTGAACCAGGGCAAGAATTTGATGGCCTTGTTGCTTCCTTTTAAAGCATCTGTCATGGCACAAAGATAATCCAAATGGACGTGTTAGTGAAAGAGGAGAGCAGTGAAGAATCATCGGGGGTTTCACAGGCCATCACACGAAGGAGAAGCCGATTTTTAATGTGAACCAAGTTTGAAAATGAGCAAAACCACACAACTCAAGTCTATTCATCAAAGACACTCGATTCACTGgaaaagtctggaaaaaaactaAGTTAGGGTGTGTGAGAGCGAGAAcggaaacagaagaggaaatatGGAATCTTTACAGCAAAGAGCTGTTGCATAAGATCATGATGCATGAAACATGGGTGGAGATCTTGCTGTAGCCAGAATATGGGGAGAGATTGGAGCCGATCAGCATGTTCTGGCCTTTCTTGCCTTCCCCATCCTCGCACGTGGCACAATTCCCACCCAAGTGCCCACGACAACAGTACGGCTGATAAAcccaacaggaagagctttctATTTCCTTCTGCCTTCAAAAGGCAAAGACAAATTCATTAGGCCAATAAGCCAATATTCCCATAAAATAAGACCCTCTCATGCCATCCCTGAATTTTTGCAGCTAGAAAGAGAGACAACAAGTGCCAGGAAATCCCTCTGAATTGATCCGGACGTCTTTTTAGTGTGGACGGAGAGATCTACAGGCAATCTGAGCCTACCTGGCTGCACAACAGGCAGATGTGATAAAAGCTGATTAGTGTCAAAGACGTTCAGTGCTGCGGCCCAGCTGTGTTCAGTCCTGAAATACGTGGATTGAAATGACCGTAACTGGGATGGTGGGAGCGCTATAAACACAAATCGCACAGGAATTGTTCGTGTCCGAGGGTTTCCAACATGGGCAGCGTGATGGGCTCGGAGCTCTGGCTGGTACCAGCCTGTCTAGTTCAAGTCGACATGATTCTGGAGGAGAGTTTGAGGAGTATTTCCAGCAGCACGATACTTAATAAGATCAGTCGCCTCTTTTTgagcattttgtgtgtgtgcttaaaagaaaaaagcaaactaaccaaacaaaaccaaccgtCAAATGAAGGAGTTCAACGGGTTCCTTGGCTATTTCTGTCAGCATTATCCCTCCTGGCATGAGCTACATAATGGACTAAGATCGATTTTTGTTCTCCTCCTTAAAATACTGGCAGCACATCAGAGtctgagaaatgcagaaagggggggagaaaggaaaagagagatggAGAGGGCAAACTGCATCTGTCACAATTCTCCTtcagagagccagagcactgaTTAGAGGAGGAATACAActacttgcttttcttttataaagctTTTGCGCAGGAAAATTTGCCCCTGTGTATTTCTTGCTACATCCCTAGCGCTGTTAGAACACGACTTTCTGTACCCTGACATTGTACTCGCCATGACACGCATGTGATGCTGATGGATTCTCTGAACAGTAACAAAGGCAAATTTCTACCTCTGGTCCTAATCCTGAAGACATTTCTAAAATTTACCTTCTCCTCAACCCTCTCCCTGGCCCTGTGCCTGGAACAGTTCACCTCCGAGCCACTTCTGGcatatttcttccaaatatACCGCAGCGAGGAGCAGCGCTCTCAGCTCAGCCCTTGCTTACTCTCCCAGGACAAACACGGAGCTTATGACAGAGTTTCATGAGATTGATTCACCCTTCAGTTTACAACTCAAGCAAGGATTTAAGGTCCATCTGTAATCGTGGAGAGGTGGAAAAGGAGAGGCAAAGAGCCATAGCACCAGATGTGAGAAAGCTACGTTAACATTGCCCATCCTACAGCATTCCAAAACGGTCACGGGAAAGACAACAGAAACGATGACCACGAGCTCTCTAATTAACAGATGCTGCTTCCCATACTCCTCACTCATCGTTGCCCATGTTCCTCTCTTCCTAACGCGATCACCTTCCTTTTGCGTTGCCCCAAGCTACGATGAACTTCCATCTCTGCCCCAAGTCCTTGCTGAGTATTCCTTATAGAAACATGGGGCTGGTGACCAAAGGAATTACAATCACTGCTCTTAAAAATATCATGAGGAATTCTCTCCTGAGGCCGCAATATCCCATAAGCTCACGCTTCTTAAATTGAGTCACAGAACCTTGGACCGAACAGCATCTGGGCCACGGAGACTAatattgtcttttctttttgcatctcGTTCCAAACAACATAATAAtgatatttaataaataaacaatagACACCAGTGGCGTGTCAACACTTCCTTTAAAACCAGGCTTAAAAGGAGCAGGTCAGCAACAGCCCACGCATGTTGTTATCAATCCATCTCTTCCCACTGgcaagagaggaggaagcagaatTCAAAGCGAAGAGAATTTTGCATGACTGCTATAGCATGGATGAGTCCAAGTGACAACTGCCCTGGTTTTCAGCCCAATGGAAAACGCGGCAGCGTCACAGCGGAGATGAACTTGTGTGTGAACAGGTGGGCCGGTCTGCCAGGCGCTGGGGTGTAGTGAGACACGGAGACGCTCAAGTGTCAAAAGTAACTCGCAGGGTCTGTGTCAAGCGTCTCTCCAAGGGCTGCACATCAGCTGTGCTCGCTTAACACGGAAAAGATGTTcacttgtttggttggttgttgtttgtttagtAACTGCCAGCCTGAGAAACGCGAGATAAATAACCTCCCAGTGAAAGGAGGAAACGTTTTTGCAGCAATATTCCTTTTCCCCATATACCTTCATAACGTGCTATATATGGATATTTTGTGTGTGGTATGTATGAAATACATAACATAATAGCTTGGTTTACGAACCCACTTTTTATGGCTCCCAGATCTTCAGCAAATGtacaaataaatatgaaagagaGAGGTAATAAGATGCACATGCACAAAGCAAACACCAAAATGAGATAGCAGCAGACTGCTAACGGGATGGCGAGAGCCAAAATCATAAGCATCCAGTTATTTTAGCAACCCTTGCCAATAGACTAAATAGAATATCGCAGGCCAGGTGTCGGTGATTATAATCCCAGCGATGCCAAGAGATTTGCTCCCATTTACAGCAAGCCTGACTTTGGCGCTCGCTCTGGAGCACAAGGAATAATTCCGAAAGCGGGAGGTGAAAACGAGTCGCACAAACCGTCCCTGCAACTCCTCAACTTGCAGCACAAGGACCCACCAAAGGGCGAATCTCCTACACCCGCGGTACTGTGGTACGTGCTACAAATCTCACTGAacttaaaacaacaacaacaaccccccCTCCTGCTCATGTGTGTTGCTGCTGTGAAAACAGAACCTGCATAAATACCTAAACATGTTGTTTCAAGGCCAGTTCTGCCATGGAAAACAAGTGGTTTATGGACGAGACGAGCTGGATAAATCTGAACACAAAATCATGGCTGTGAACATAACAGGTGTGTTCACACGGCCCCAGGCCACGCTCAGAAAACATCAATTATTACCAATGACCAGCAACAGAGTACGTTGAGGCACCTTTCCCAGGTGAAAAGGGAACCAAGCCATTCTCTCTTCCCCAAAATACACACAAGTTTTGGACATCTTAGCTGGTACAGGTGCATGTGCGAATAGACATGTGAAAGTAGACAAtcattagaaaaatattcatttaaaaggTAAAAATCAATGAATTCTGAAGTGCCTTCATTTTGATAACCAGCCACTCTCCTCCTCTCAGGGCTCTTTTTTTGGGAGAAACTTCATTCTGAACACAATGAATGAAAAACCTCCAGGATTGGCCTGAGCTCCGTTTCGCTCACACAAAGCCATCCTTTTCCCACAAGCACGTAGCTCTGGGTAAATGAGCGCATAACGAGATGTTCCCTTCCCCTCACTACCCACCTGCCCAAATAGAAATCCCTTCCACTGCTGAAGACACCAAAGGATTCTTTTCCTACCATTTTTAAGTACTGTACAGTGCATATCTACCCTTTTACAAGTGGAACCTTGTAGCTATGGAGACGAAAACTGTTAAATCCAAGCTGAAGATAGTATTTGAGTGGAGGCTCATGGTTGCTACATGTGCCTCCATGATCTGGGAGGACTCTTCAGCTTTTTATCCATCATAATTGAAATTACCTGAATTTCGGTCTCCCAAACAACATCACATATTCCCTATCTACCATGCACTACAATCGTGATCCAAACTCCGTTCCAGGTTATGGGTTCAGTACATGGACTTTCAGATTCAGCTGTCTTCCATATCAGCTTGCTGTAAATTAAACGGCGTTTTATTCAAGCTAATGAAACTTCAGCATGAAGAGACAGCCTTTCAAGTCAAATTAATGCTCCTGGTGACAGCCAGTGAATATCCTGAATAACTTTGTTAGCATCAGTTACTTTCTACTTGTGCTGCtacaagaaaaaccccaaaccttcaATCACAAATACTGGTGGAAATGACAACGGCATGACacgttgttttcttttttgcaaataaaactgtTCCAGAGGAAACAACCTTGAAATAtacacctttttattttctcttgccCTCAGGCTCCATGAGCAGCAAGAGATTCCAGGTGTCAAATACGAACCACCTTAAAGATGCTCTATTGTCACAAAGTGAGAACGCCCACTTGGAGGACACGCAGACCCTGGAACTGCCTGGCAGAGACATGGGCAGAACTCACACAGTCAACCCCAGTTTTCCTCAATGGATAGAAATACAGGCCCATTCAGCACTCACAGGTAGGACGGACACAAGCAGGGAAGCAACATCAACCGCGCTCCCCTAACACCACGTCACGGGCAGGATTAAGTTCCAAGTACTGAAGTGTCATTGCTCAAATCCCTCTCACCACGCAGAGCTAAGCAATGGAATTCACAAGTAAAAATACATAGTAAGTAATCGACAATACAGCAAGGAAAAGAGGTATTTTCTTGccaaagctgaaaaacagacaCAAGAAGCACCGAGAGCTTTTCCGATGTGCATTTCCCACGTTGCTGAGTCAACGCTGTAACGTGACCTTAAGCATAGGAAACCATTAACTCCAGTGGAGTTGTCTCTCAGGCTAAACCTTCACTGACCactaaaatgaagtaaaaatcaCACCCAAGAATCCCCCTCTCACAACCCAGACATTTGCAAATGTGCTGTTTGACCTGGGGCCTAACTCTGGGCTGCCGTTGCAAGTCTCTTGGCTCCCGGTTTACTCCTGAACCAGAcggaaaatgcagaaaaatctaCGATATTACCTTTAAATAGGCCACATACCCCTCAAGATTTGACGTGAGGTCTGGAGCAAAGAGGTTTCTAGATgtatttttgaaacagaaaagcttCTCAAACTCCCCTGTTTCTACCAACACATTAAAATGGGACTCACAGCCACTGCTAATAAATGGCTACAAGTAGGAGGAGAATAACACTCCAAATGCCTTTTATCACAGCTGTTTACTTCAActtaatctatttttaatttagttaaGTCGGAATTGCTCAAAACCATCAccagcacctccctgcccagcagcatTTAATGAGATAACCCCTTCTACCGAGCAAACCCAAAAGCGAAAAACTCTCATTCATTTTTTCTAGCGTTTAGAGACACCTCAAGAGCTTCAAACATTTAcctctccttcccagcagcTGAAATGGTTTTAGGAGGATCATGGTTCATACCTCACATTCCCTGGAGCCAGAGATGGTATACGTGCAGGGCCCAGATCCATTAACCGATACATCCATGGTCTCAGAGTTTGTTGGCTTGTAGTCCACGTAATACTCCTGTAAAGGGGAGTTCATTTGCCTTTCAGACTCTCGAGCCTTTTTCCTGCGCCTCTTCATGAGCgagtgctgctggagctgtttCATGCTGGCCGGGTAGCGCTTCCATGACACGTAGATGACCAAGAGGATCATGGCCACGGAGAGGAAGAGGGCGACGCTCCCGGCGATGATTTTGTGAAAAGAAACGTGCTCGTACTCGGGCTCCAGCCCGGGCGTCGGGAGCTCTGCAGACGGGCTCGGCACAACGGATGTCGGCTGATTGCTTTCCAGTTTGGAAACGGTAGGTTTAGGAATGAAGATGGGTCTCGGGGGGGTTTTGGGAGCCTGGTACGATCTTTCGGTAACCACCACCGGAATTTCGGCACAGATGTTATATGTCTCCACAGCATCGCTCACTTTTTCACCCTGGATGTGTTTAGGGCCCGCACATATCATAGTGCTCTCTTTATTTCCCTTGAAATTCTTAAGCCAAGTAAACAGAGGGCAAATGCTTCGAGTACATTCCCACATATTTCCGGACAGAGTGATGGAGATGAGCGAGATCCACGTATTGATGGTCTCCTGAGAGATGTTGGTGAGTTTGTTGGAATCCAGGTTGAGCTTCTGCAGGTTGGGGAGGCACTGGAAGGTCCCAGGCTCTACCCCTGTAAGGTCATTTCCTGATAAATCCAAGTTGTGCAAGGAACTCCAAGTCCACGTTAACCCTTGGCTGATAGACCGGATCCTATTCCACTGCAAATAAATCGAGCGAAGGTTGAAGAGGCGTGGAAAGTGGGCAAAATTGATCTTAGAAAACTGGTTGTGCTCCAAGTGGAGCTCTGTCAACTTCAAAAGGCCAGCGAAAGCATTACGGGATAAGCTCCGCAGGCGGTTGTAGCCCAAATCCAGAAAGTCGAGGTTTCGGCAGTCTTGGAAAACTCGGATGGGCACGGTTTTCAGCGAGTTGGACCGCAAATGCAAAATCAAGAGTTTACGAAGGCCCTTGAACTGCTCAGACTGCAACACCTGCAACTTGTTGTAAGAGAGGTCCAGATTGCGGAGGTTGGGAACGGGGTGAAAGGTTTTGTTGTGCAGATGGGTAATTTTGTTGGAGCTTAGAATTAATTCCTTCAGCCTGCGGATGCCCTGAAATGCATCCTCATCCACGGAGCTGATGTAATTATGGTCAAGATAAAGCCATATGAGCTGATTGAGGCCTGCAAACTGATTCGATTTCAGCTTCTGAATGCTGTTGTAGCGTAACGATAAGCCTTGGGACCCTCCAGAAATGTTCTGAGGGATGTCCCTGAAGGCGTGGGATTCGCAGTACACGATCTTGCCATCGCACCTGCAGTTCTTGGGGCAGGCTCGCTGAGCCCCCgccagcaccaccagcagcaccgTGGGAAGCAGCACTAACGCCACGCTCATGCCTCTCAGCCGCTTAATTAAATGGAAAcctaaaacattaaaaagaaaacatgcgCGTTGgaaagctattaaaataaatcGCCGACAGATTACCAAGGTCAATGGGGTTTCTAATGAAGCATTAGTGAAGCGGTGGATTTGGAACGCAACCTGTTTGCCTCCTGTCTTGCACTTTTTGCTGTGTAAATGCCTGTTGGTGGTGTTTCGGCTCTCCTACcgcaccaccaccagcaccactcGTGATTCAATGACTTGTGTGTGATTGATGAGCCCTCAGGAGGACCAAGAGCCTCTTCTCTCTTCGCCTTTCTCCTGTACATCTTCTCTCAACGTAGCTGGTATATCCTTATCGCTAGATGCTGAGGTTTTCACAATAAACATATTTGTCAAGTCACTGTGCTGAATGCTCCACAGTGCTGGAAAGGAAATGAGCCAAAGCTGCTGGTATTTATGTGCTGCTAAACATGCCCTTTAATAAAAGCAATTGCAAGTCCAGTTCCTCTAAAAATTACTGCAAAAAGCGAGGAATCGAGTTGTCATAAAGTTTGATCCATCTTTAAATGTGGAATTATTGTCAAATTAAACGGTAAGCAAAGGTTTTTACTTTTTGCACAGAAGGGCTTGTTTTGAAGAGTAGGTTTAAGTAGGTTTACTCATTGTTTTTATATACCTAAAATATATCAAGAGATGCACAGAAATAAAGTACGACCACATCGAGAAGTGTACCACATAACACTAGGATGGGACCTCAACACCAAGATAATGGTAGAAgacatatttctttaaaatgaatcaGTCTTAGCACATATTGAAGTTGTCGCCATGAGGCTGTGCATACCTAAGCATTTATTTTGTATATACAGTATACGTATGAAGATATCAACACAAATACATGTAAGCACTGCATTAGGAGCAGCAAAACACCAAGTTTAAAGGGGTATATTTGTATTTCAACTCCGCTCTCTCCTCCACAGCCCTACTGGTTTGAAGCTTTTGCCTCTGAGATGTCAGGTTTATCATATGGTAGCGATGATGTTACGTGAGGACAGTCACATTTAACACATGCTTGGAATAATTATGAAAGGGGGGGGGACAGGTTGCTAGAAAATCCAACATCTACACGCACGCTTTCCTTAGCCCGTCATCATTTTAGGACTTGTGTCTCTGTCCAGAGTTGCAATCTCACTAAGAATTAAAACGCATTCTTccaagaggaaatattttaaggGCTGGTTATCTCCTCGATAAATAATCACTTCATTATTTGTCACATACACAAAACCACATCCCTGTACTGCAATTGTTTCATCCAATTTTTTTCAACCAAGGAGCAATCTGCAAAATAATTCCTAATCTAAAATGCCCCTGACTTTGTGGCTCTGCCGTTCGCTTTAATGGTTTGAATTTTAATGTAAATCCTCATCTTTTGCTCCAGCTAGAAATATGTTCTGGCTGGTACAGACTTGGGGGCcgagggggaaggagggagggaaataaACCTGTCACACTTGAAAAAATAAGACTGGCAAATGACTGCTGGAAATCCAGCAGCAACATGAGGGGTATCTGTTCAGAGAGCAAAGCAGCCTTTTCATAACCACCTATACAACCAAAtccccccctccccgcggctTCCCACACACTGCAAAGTGTTAACGGGCCCTCCTGACAGCCCCAATAATCCCACTACAGCCTCGTCGAATGGGAAGATGAAGGCAGAAGAGGTTTTGCGGGAGCGTGGCTCGCGCATCCATGGATCTGGACGTGTGCAGGTGTGTGGgtgggctggacagacagatggactCTGGACGGTCCTTCACAGGTTAATTACATATCAAAGCACTGCAGGAGGaaaggtgtgtgtgtgcgtgtgggGGGGGGGTGAATGCATGATCTAAAAATACAATGGCAAGTACAGTGAGTCACCTGGCAAAGGAATGCACTGCTGCCGTTTAGACTGTTTCCCCCTCTCCACCAGCTAATAATCCAACCGAAAAATCTACCATACAGCTGTGCTAGGAAACAAACACGAAAAGTTCACTTACCCATCCTTCTGTCATCAACAAAcgtcctccttttcctttctccagatgttttcttccctctctcttccctttgcCTCTCTCCCTTTTCAAACCCGGGCTCTTTTCTCTAAACCATCCGAATCTTCTTGGCACGGCACGGTTGCCACTCGCATCACCGCGTGCCAGCAACCCCCCCAAAGTTCCCTAGAGAGGACAAGCGAGAATTTGGGGGCtgaggaagggaaaggacaggga from Columba livia isolate bColLiv1 breed racing homer chromosome 25, bColLiv1.pat.W.v2, whole genome shotgun sequence includes:
- the LRRTM4 gene encoding leucine-rich repeat transmembrane neuronal protein 4 isoform X1; translation: MGFHLIKRLRGMSVALVLLPTVLLVVLAGAQRACPKNCRCDGKIVYCESHAFRDIPQNISGGSQGLSLRYNSIQKLKSNQFAGLNQLIWLYLDHNYISSVDEDAFQGIRRLKELILSSNKITHLHNKTFHPVPNLRNLDLSYNKLQVLQSEQFKGLRKLLILHLRSNSLKTVPIRVFQDCRNLDFLDLGYNRLRSLSRNAFAGLLKLTELHLEHNQFSKINFAHFPRLFNLRSIYLQWNRIRSISQGLTWTWSSLHNLDLSGNDLTGVEPGTFQCLPNLQKLNLDSNKLTNISQETINTWISLISITLSGNMWECTRSICPLFTWLKNFKGNKESTMICAGPKHIQGEKVSDAVETYNICAEIPVVVTERSYQAPKTPPRPIFIPKPTVSKLESNQPTSVVPSPSAELPTPGLEPEYEHVSFHKIIAGSVALFLSVAMILLVIYVSWKRYPASMKQLQQHSLMKRRRKKARESERQMNSPLQEYYVDYKPTNSETMDVSVNGSGPCTYTISGSRECEALPSSAEILHKGLELSAPALLRPSMVPHHMKTLPYYSYDQPVIGYCQAHKPLHVNKGYEAVGRDQAETTNLDLSRDHSFIATIARSAAPAIYIERIPN
- the LRRTM4 gene encoding leucine-rich repeat transmembrane neuronal protein 4 isoform X4, producing the protein MSVALVLLPTVLLVVLAGAQRACPKNCRCDGKIVYCESHAFRDIPQNISGGSQGLSLRYNSIQKLKSNQFAGLNQLIWLYLDHNYISSVDEDAFQGIRRLKELILSSNKITHLHNKTFHPVPNLRNLDLSYNKLQVLQSEQFKGLRKLLILHLRSNSLKTVPIRVFQDCRNLDFLDLGYNRLRSLSRNAFAGLLKLTELHLEHNQFSKINFAHFPRLFNLRSIYLQWNRIRSISQGLTWTWSSLHNLDLSGNDLTGVEPGTFQCLPNLQKLNLDSNKLTNISQETINTWISLISITLSGNMWECTRSICPLFTWLKNFKGNKESTMICAGPKHIQGEKVSDAVETYNICAEIPVVVTERSYQAPKTPPRPIFIPKPTVSKLESNQPTSVVPSPSAELPTPGLEPEYEHVSFHKIIAGSVALFLSVAMILLVIYVSWKRYPASMKQLQQHSLMKRRRKKARESERQMNSPLQEYYVDYKPTNSETMDVSVNGSGPCTYTISGSRECEVPHHMKTLPYYSYDQPVIGYCQAHKPLHVNKGYEAVGRDQAETTNLDLSRDHSFIATIARSAAPAIYIERIPN
- the LRRTM4 gene encoding leucine-rich repeat transmembrane neuronal protein 4 isoform X2 yields the protein MSVALVLLPTVLLVVLAGAQRACPKNCRCDGKIVYCESHAFRDIPQNISGGSQGLSLRYNSIQKLKSNQFAGLNQLIWLYLDHNYISSVDEDAFQGIRRLKELILSSNKITHLHNKTFHPVPNLRNLDLSYNKLQVLQSEQFKGLRKLLILHLRSNSLKTVPIRVFQDCRNLDFLDLGYNRLRSLSRNAFAGLLKLTELHLEHNQFSKINFAHFPRLFNLRSIYLQWNRIRSISQGLTWTWSSLHNLDLSGNDLTGVEPGTFQCLPNLQKLNLDSNKLTNISQETINTWISLISITLSGNMWECTRSICPLFTWLKNFKGNKESTMICAGPKHIQGEKVSDAVETYNICAEIPVVVTERSYQAPKTPPRPIFIPKPTVSKLESNQPTSVVPSPSAELPTPGLEPEYEHVSFHKIIAGSVALFLSVAMILLVIYVSWKRYPASMKQLQQHSLMKRRRKKARESERQMNSPLQEYYVDYKPTNSETMDVSVNGSGPCTYTISGSRECEALPSSAEILHKGLELSAPALLRPSMVPHHMKTLPYYSYDQPVIGYCQAHKPLHVNKGYEAVGRDQAETTNLDLSRDHSFIATIARSAAPAIYIERIPN
- the LRRTM4 gene encoding leucine-rich repeat transmembrane neuronal protein 4 isoform X3, whose protein sequence is MGFHLIKRLRGMSVALVLLPTVLLVVLAGAQRACPKNCRCDGKIVYCESHAFRDIPQNISGGSQGLSLRYNSIQKLKSNQFAGLNQLIWLYLDHNYISSVDEDAFQGIRRLKELILSSNKITHLHNKTFHPVPNLRNLDLSYNKLQVLQSEQFKGLRKLLILHLRSNSLKTVPIRVFQDCRNLDFLDLGYNRLRSLSRNAFAGLLKLTELHLEHNQFSKINFAHFPRLFNLRSIYLQWNRIRSISQGLTWTWSSLHNLDLSGNDLTGVEPGTFQCLPNLQKLNLDSNKLTNISQETINTWISLISITLSGNMWECTRSICPLFTWLKNFKGNKESTMICAGPKHIQGEKVSDAVETYNICAEIPVVVTERSYQAPKTPPRPIFIPKPTVSKLESNQPTSVVPSPSAELPTPGLEPEYEHVSFHKIIAGSVALFLSVAMILLVIYVSWKRYPASMKQLQQHSLMKRRRKKARESERQMNSPLQEYYVDYKPTNSETMDVSVNGSGPCTYTISGSRECEVPHHMKTLPYYSYDQPVIGYCQAHKPLHVNKGYEAVGRDQAETTNLDLSRDHSFIATIARSAAPAIYIERIPN
- the LRRTM4 gene encoding leucine-rich repeat transmembrane neuronal protein 4 isoform X5 yields the protein MGFHLIKRLRGMSVALVLLPTVLLVVLAGAQRACPKNCRCDGKIVYCESHAFRDIPQNISGGSQGLSLRYNSIQKLKSNQFAGLNQLIWLYLDHNYISSVDEDAFQGIRRLKELILSSNKITHLHNKTFHPVPNLRNLDLSYNKLQVLQSEQFKGLRKLLILHLRSNSLKTVPIRVFQDCRNLDFLDLGYNRLRSLSRNAFAGLLKLTELHLEHNQFSKINFAHFPRLFNLRSIYLQWNRIRSISQGLTWTWSSLHNLDLSGNDLTGVEPGTFQCLPNLQKLNLDSNKLTNISQETINTWISLISITLSGNMWECTRSICPLFTWLKNFKGNKESTMICAGPKHIQGEKVSDAVETYNICAEIPVVVTERSYQAPKTPPRPIFIPKPTVSKLESNQPTSVVPSPSAELPTPGLEPEYEHVSFHKIIAGSVALFLSVAMILLVIYVSWKRYPASMKQLQQHSLMKRRRKKARESERQMNSPLQEYYVDYKPTNSETMDVSVNGSGPCTYTISGSRECEV